The genomic segment ATCAGAGGTTTATACGATATACCACTACTCTCCATCAGAGGTTTATACTATATACCACTACTCTCCATCAGAGGTAAGTTTATACGATATACCACTACTCTCCATCAGAGGTAAGTTTATACGATATACCACTACTCTCCATCAGAGGTTTATACTAGGTACCACTACACTCCATCAGAGGTAAGTTTATACGATATACCACTACTCTCCATCAGAGGTAAGTTTATACGATATACCACTACTCTCCATCAGAGGTTTATACTAGACACCACTACTCTCCATCAGAGGTTTATACTAGGTACCACTACTCTCCATCAGAGGTAAGTTTATACGATATACCACTACTCTCCATCAGAGGTTTATACTATATACCACTACTCTCCATCAGAGGTAAGTTTATACGATATACCACTACTCTCCATCAGAGGTAAGTTTATACTAGGTACCACTACTATCCATCAGAGGTAAGTTTATACGATATACCACTACTCTCCATCAGAGGTTTATACTAGATACCACTACTCTCCATCAGAGGTAAGTTTATACTAGACACCACTACTCTCCATCAGAGGTAAGTTTATACTAGACACCACTACTCTCCATCAGAGGTAAGTTTATACTAGACACCACTACTCTCCATCAGAGGTTTATACTAGACACCACTACTCTCCATCAGAGGTTTATACTATATACCACTACTCTCCATCAGAGGTAAGTTTATACTAGGTACCACTACACGCCATCAGAGGGCACCAAGCAGCTTCAATATCATCACTAGAAATATCAAACAGCTGTCTCTATGACATCACTAGATATATCAAACAGCAGTCTCTATGACATCACTAGATATATCATCAAACAACTGTCTCTATGACATCACTAGAAATATCAAACAGCTGTCTCTATGACATCACTAGAAATATCAAACAGCTGTCTCTATGACATCACTAGAAATATCAAACAGCTGTCTCTATGACATCACTAGATATATCAAACAGCTGTCTCTATGACATCACTAGATATATCAAACAGCTGTCTCTATGACATCACTAGAAATATCAAACAGCTGTCTCTATGACATCACTAGATATATCAAACAGCTGTCTCTATGAAATCACTAGAAATATCAAACAGCTGTCTCTATGACATCACTAGATATATCAAACAGCTGTCTCTATGACATCACTAGATATATCAAACAGCTGTCTCTATGACATCACTAGAAATATCAAACAGCTGTCTCTATGACATCACTAGAAATATCAAACAGCTGTCTCTATGACATCACTAGATATATCAAACAGCTGTCTCTATGACATCACTAGAAATATCAAACAGCTGTCTCTATGACATCACTAGAAATATCAAACAGCTGTCTCTATTTTGAATTTGTTCATTGTACTCTGCACACTTTTAATGataatcttttaaaatatacttttaattaaaaatttgaCACATTTTTAGATCTAAAATTTGTTCTTAAAATCAGCTTATACTGCCATACTTTTCTTGGTGTTTAGTTCGTAGTCTAGCAAACATACAATCcaatactggttgtgatatatgAAAGTCTATTTGTATACAAACTGTATGTTTGATAGTGAGATCTATTTCATTTTAGGTTTTGTGGAGTGTATACGAATCCTACTTGAACATGGAGCAGATGGAGTGATCCGAACAGACTCGGGATGGACTCCGGCTCATTGTGCTGGAGAAACAGGCAAGCTGACAGTACTTAGAGCTCTCCACAATGCTGGTATACCTCTAGACCTCCCCGACAAATATGGTGACACCCCCAGGGACATCGCAACCATATATGGCCATCATGATTGTGTTCAGTTTCTTAACCAGTAAGAATTCAGtacatttaacataaaaatttatatatatatttcaaaaattatagTTTTGAATAGGAATATGTGATTCAGATTGGTCTTGGGAACAATTTCATATATCACAAATAGGTCACTGCAACACATACAATGACCTCATTTTCAAAAGGCAAAAAACTGTTTCAAGGACTTACAATATCTGTGTTCATACTATTCAAGTATTTTACGGATTGGTAGTTAGGATATCATGTAGGAAAAGCATGTCTTTCATAATAGTACTAAGGTGAATTGAGATCAAAGTTTTGACATGTCTTTTGAATACAGGATAGCTTATTCATGCTGGGTTAAGCGCTACTAAGAATAAcatcaagtttttgttttacttCCAGTATTGCTGAAGAAAAGGACAAAGAGGACCATAGGACGTGACATTATTGTACATCACAATCTCTAGTACTTCACGACGATGTCACTGTACAATCATAAAGATGTAGTATATATGCTTACAAAATCAAAAGTAGAATTAGCATAGGCAACATAGAACACAAATATGTGGTTGTTTTATACACTACAAATATATAAAGCCACCAAGTGAAAATGTTGGTCCTAGATTTTGTAGACAATTTGGAGGTTACTACACCATTTTATATACTGGCATGTTATTACTGCTATTGAATGTGTTGATGTCAAATGCTAGTTGTTTTTAAACCAAGATGTCCCGGTTTAACAAATAAGTTATTGCAAAACAGATACCATTTCCAATGCTATACCATCATGTTGTGATATATGTAACACAATGACACTTTGATGACATATTATCTGGGCAGTGAACGTGTTTCCTTCAGTCAACCAGAACTATGTAGGGGAGCATGGGATATGTTTCTGTAAGCATGTTCTTTGAGTtgtatgataaacatgtacatgtattctaaaGATTGCGTCAGTGAAATGATatgtagtggaactggactgggtcgatcatcggtgaccaggtaactcaattggtagagcaattggctagtgttcggaggtcccaggttcgaaccccagtctggctgctacattttctctttctcctaTTACATGACTGGCGAGTTTGCCTACCCTTGTTTAAAACATTGGGAGTATGCTTAGCAAGGGGATATCCGAACTTGTGGTCTTTGGAGCGAAGACATGcaaaaaggagggaggaatgtagtgaactggactgggtcgatcatctgCGACCAGGTAGCTCGCTTGGTAGAGCATTTGGTTAGTGTTCAGGGGTGCCGGTTTTGAACCCCAGTCTGCCTGCTACAATTTCTTTCTCCTGTTTCAGATGAATTTGTTTACAGATGCTTGTttattctcaaaaaaaaaaaaaaaaaaaataaatatgctgTTCAGTACAAAATTAAATCTGTGTAGTGACACATATAATTAAACTACTGTACGTTGTTGACGTTACTGAGATCTCACTGTGTTCCAATTGGAGGAACAACACACTGCTTGTGGAATGGTTGACCGATTCATAACTTGTATGTCAAATATTTCTATCAACATTCACATataattatcaaatgaatattttcactctatataacactgattttttaaaacaagGAAGAAAACAGGCCATTTCTGCTGAAGTTCATCATCACTGTAGTCATATGACAGCTGTAACAGCTGTATAAATGGTTCAATCATATACCTACATCTGTTGTTATAGCAGAACCTTATTATGCCTTGATTCACGTCAGAAATTCATCTTATTGGTAAAACTGTCATTGATATGAAACTGATTCATTAAAAACATTGTAAGAGTTGTACATTGTTCTGCCttgttattttctttaaaaaaacaaaacagacaatATTTCTTCATTGCCAATATTATTCAAcacattttaatatcaattctaaaattgaaatCATGATTTGAATTGCAGCATCAGAGTTCTGATTGCAAAGTTTACTTGAGTTGCATGATCTTCATACTAACAAGTCCAATGCCCAGAATAATTTAACATAAAAGGCAATCGCATAAATTTGTATGGTCGTAATATTAGGGGCATTCTTTAAGCTTAGTACATTTTGATTGTCTTAATAAAAAATGGTGGTTCCTAACCTAAAGGACAATGTGATTACACGCTAAAAAAAACTGACGAAAAATTCACCCAACAGTTGTTAGACACACAGGCGTATAGATATAGACAGTATACATGGAAGTTTGATATCAGAGTAACAACCAATGACTTTCCTGAATGATACACTTACGTCTGGTTCTATTGGCGTATCCCATAATAGGTAGTAAACAATGGCCATCTCTCTTCACAATGGGGTAAAAACAATGGCCCTTCCTCAATAATGGTTTAAAATGCTCTGTGTGCACTTCCATCATTTCACAGATCTAAGACAACATCAACTCAAAGTGTAGCTCTGGAATTGAACCTAATCCCCTAAATCATGTTCCTGTGTAGCTCTGGAATGGGCTCCCTATCCCCTAAAACACGTCCCTGTGTAACTCTAGAATGGGCTCCCTATCCCCTAAAACACGTCCCTGTGTAACTCTAGAATGGGCTCCCTATCCCCTAAAACACGTCCCTGTGTAGCTCTAGAATGGGCTCCCTATCCCCTAAAACACGTCCCTGTGTAACTCTAGAATGGACTCCCTATCCCCTAAAACACGTCCCTGTGTAACTCTGGAATGGGCTCCCTATCCCCTAAAACACGTCCCTGTGTAACTCTAGAATGGACTCCCTATCCCCTAAAACACGTCCCTGTGTAACTCTAGAATGGGCTCCCTATCCCCTAAAACACGTCCCTGTGTAACTCTGGAATGGGCTCCCTATCCCCTAAAACATCTCCCTGTGTAACTCTAGAATGGACTCCCTATCCCCTAAAACATCTCCCTGTGTAACTCTAGAATGGGCTCCCTATCCCCTAAAACATCTCCCTGTGTAACTCTAGAATGGGCTCCCTATCCCCTAAAACACGTCCCTGTGTAACTCTAGAATGGGCTCCCTATCCCCTAAAACACGTCCCTGTGTAACTCTAGAATGGACTCCCTATCCCCTAAAACACGTCCCTGTGTAACTCTAGAATGGGCTCCCTATCCCCTAAAACACGTCCCTGTGTAACTCTAGAATGGGCTCCCTATCCCCTAAAACACGTCCCTGTGTAGCTCTAGAATGGACTCCCTATCCCCTAAAACACGTCCCTGTGTAGCTCTAGAATGGGCTCCCTATCCCCTAAAACACGTCCCTGTGTAACTCTAGAATGGGCTCCCTATCCCCTAAATCATGTTCCTGTGTAGCTCTAGAATGGACTCCCTATCCCCTaaaacatgtccctgtgtagctCTAGAATGGGCTCCCTATCCCCTaaaacatgtccctgtgtaactCTAGAATGGGCTCCCTATCCCCTAAAACACGTCCCTGTGTAGCTCTAGAATGGGCTCCCTATCCCCTaaaacatgtccctgtgtagctCTAGAATGGACTCCCTATCCCCTTAAACATCTCCCTGTGTAACTCTAGAATGGGCTCCCTATCCCCTAAAACACGTCCCTGTGTAACTCTAGAATGGACTCCCTATCCCCTAAAACACGTCCCTGTGTAACTCTAGAATGGGCTCCCTATCCCCTAAAACATCTCCCTGTGTAACTCTAGAATGGGCTCCCTATCCCCTAAAACACGTCCCTGTGTAACTCTAGAATGGACTCCCTATCCCCTAAAACACGTCCCTGTGTAACTCTAGAATGGGCTCCCTATCCCCTAAAACACGTCCCTGTGTAACTCTAGAATGGGCTCCCTATCCCCTAAAACACGTCCCTGTGTAGCTCTAGAATGGGACTCCCTATCCCCTAAAACACGTCCCTGTGTAGCTCTAGAATGGGCTCCCTATCCCCTAAAACACGTCCCTGTGTAACTCTAGAATGGGCTCCCTATCCCCTAAATCATGTTCCTGTGTAGCTCTAGAATGGACTCCCTATCCCCtaaacatgtccctgtgtagctCTAGAATGGGCTCCCTATCCCCTaaaacatgtccctgtgtaactCTAGAATGGGCTCCCTATCCCCTAAAACACGTCCCTGTGTAGCTCTAGAATGGGCTCCCTATCCCCTaaaacatgtccctgtgtagctCTAGAATGGACTCCCTATCCCCTAAAACATCTCCCTGTGTAGCTCTGGAATGGGCTCCCTATCCCCTAAAACACGTCCCTGTGTAACTCTAGAATGGGCTCCCGATCCCCTaaaacatgtccctgtgtagctCTAGAATGGACTCCCTATCCCCTAAAACACTTCCCTGTGTAGCTCTAGAATGGGCTCCCTATCCCCTTAAACATCTCCCTGTGTAGCTCTGAAATGGGCTCCCTATCCCCTAAAACATCTCCCTGTGTAGCTCTAGAATGGGCTCCCTATCCCCTTAAACATCTCCCTGTGTAGCTCTTCTTCTTGTAATATCTGAATAATTAACACTCTAAAAGTTGAACACTTCAATCTGCAAGTGgcattaaaataataattttcataacTACCACAACTGTCATCATGAAACATCAGATATACCCGTCCTTAAATTTCATCATCTGATATATTTAAACAAGCGCACACATGTATACCTTCATTACTGACTTCATTTTATTCTCACTGAATAAATAATCTACTATGCCAGCCACATGTAGGCTGCAACTGTCAAACAGAAAGTCCTTAGAGTTGAATACTTACAAGCATCTTGAATATTTAACCTCAAATAACCCCCTCCCCTGGTGTAAAAGTTTAATACCCCTCAAATA from the Pecten maximus chromosome 4, xPecMax1.1, whole genome shotgun sequence genome contains:
- the LOC117325009 gene encoding ankyrin repeat domain-containing protein 66-like isoform X1 encodes the protein MSRDEKKMHVSDGLEVHEAAATGDADSLVEYLRTNKYDVNLKDADWNDRAALHWAALRGFVECIRILLEHGADGVIRTDSGWTPAHCAGETGKLTVLRALHNAGIPLDLPDKYGDTPRDIATIYGHHDCVQFLNHIAEEKDKEDHRT
- the LOC117325009 gene encoding ankyrin repeat domain-containing protein 66-like isoform X2, encoding MHVSDGLEVHEAAATGDADSLVEYLRTNKYDVNLKDADWNDRAALHWAALRGFVECIRILLEHGADGVIRTDSGWTPAHCAGETGKLTVLRALHNAGIPLDLPDKYGDTPRDIATIYGHHDCVQFLNHIAEEKDKEDHRT